cgccctACGTAGGAGGCGCTGcatcgagctcctcctcgcgccgcgcgaCCATGCGTGattgtgtgttggccctagacaGGCGCCAACAGACGTGACATAAAATTTAATGCTAAAAAACTCTCTATGAAACCTCCATTAAAACTGGACTAACAAATGGTGATGATGATTATGACAAGAAGGATGCAAGGACAATGATTATGGTAGTGCCATCATCCACAATGAGCTTGGCACCTGATACGTCTACTTCGGTATCTACGCTAGTCATGGCGCAAACAATTATATGTGTGTGATGGCCTTAATATACTTTTATTTTGGTATCAATCCAACAACACTTTCACCATATtataattaaataaatattaaaaatTAAGGATCAACATTAAGTTTTATGTAGTAGTGATGTAAATAGTACTGGTATCAAAACAAGCTTTCAGTGATATTTTTGCGACACAGTTGATAGTTGGTCATATTTACCTATGGCAATCTTAGCCGATCGTGAAAGTTTTGGGTTGCATTGATTTTCCTTTGGATCGCCAGTACTCTCGTAACCCCAAGGGCACCGGCACTCATAAAATCCCACGGTGTCCTTGCAAACGCCATGACAGGGAAACTTTTCTGGAAATgcacattcatctatatctgcATAGTGAAAATTTAATAGTAGCAATTAGGATCAATCAATAGACTTTTACTATGATACTATATATGTTGACTTCACACATAACTAAAATGTTTGGTGTCTCGGTTCACGCCTAGATCTACAATAATATGAGAAGTTTTGTGCCCACCATTATGATTGATACTTCTATACTATCCACCACTCCTTATTTTTACATATATGTCCACTTGTTCAAGGCAGGCGAAGTGGGACACTCAATGGCCTCTTTTTAATGTAATCTTCCCTCTTTCTGGACATTGACTCTAGAGGGCATCGACGTGTTCGGAGGGGCAATTTCAAAGAACATTTTTATGGTGGTGAGAGGCTAGTAGTGTCAGGGTATCTTCTTGCAAAGTGGAGCGTTAGCTAGTGTCAACTCTCATACCTTATTGTAAATTGATAGTTGCTACAAAATTTAGTACTGTCCCAGGACTGTTAAAAATGTCCTTGGTCACTAAACTTCATCAGTAGTTTGATATATCCTTTTCGAGCTTTGATTTGTTTATTTACTCGACCTCGGTGTATTTGATTTTCCTTCTCGCTTTCATGAAAGCATAATAATACTTAAATTGTGGATTTGTGGGTTGTGGATAAATTAATACCTACTCTGATGACATAGGTATTAATTTATCCACAACCCTCAGTTTAAGTATTGCACTAAAATAATAAGAGTAGTAAGAAAGTTACTGGTGCATCCACCGATGACGTAGGGGTTACCCCCGTAGCCTTGTGTGCAGTTGCAGATGTACCCCGGGCCATTGGTCGAGTCGACGCACTTGCTGTGGTTGCTGACGCAGGCATAGCTGGTCGTCTTCTTCGCCTCGGCGGCGCAGGACATGGATGCCGAGCCGTTGTCGCGGATGGCCCAGTCCAGCACCAGCGGCATGGTCTGGGTGATCCGCGGCATGCTCCTAAGGTGGGACGCCCGGAAGGTGTACAGGCCCTTCTCCACGATGAAGGCGTAGTCGCAGGGGCAGAAGCTCTGGTTGGCGTGCGACCAGGTCCCTCTATCGGAGAACATGTGCATGAGGTTGTCGGTGAGGCCAGGCGGGATGTCGACGTGGCAGCAGCCGATGCCGGCACAAACACCGTCCTGCAGGTGATGGTAATGAATCATGACTCTTGTACCGCATTCATAATTCAATTTGATCTTTTGATTATTGTTAACTCAAGAACATATATATAGAATATGAGCTCACCTCTTTTTGGACCGATCCTTAAAtttttttggtcaaatttgtagAATCTTTACCATCTCTATTTGTGTGGGTAGAGGTGATAAAGAgctcaaaattttgaattagaaaattTAAGAACCGGACTTTAAAAGAACTGAActctaattttatatatttttaagttAAAAAATTTAAAGATTTTATTAGACTGTAAAAAAATCACTAAAACCATGACCCATTACCATACCTGTGGGTCTGTCGAGGAATTGGCGTAGGTGGTGCACCCGGCGTAGTAGGCGTACGGGAAGCGGCCGCCTTCCCCGCCTCTGGTGTAGATCAAGGAGTTGCAGCCCAGGACGTAGAGCTCGTTGCTGGTGTTGGAGATGCGGTACACGCCCTCCCGGTTGAAGTTGAAGTCGCCGGAAGAGTCGCCGGTGAGGGTTCCGTTGGCGTCGAAGCACTGCCACGCCACCGGCAACCGCACCCGGGCCTCCGGCCGCGGCGCCACGAACAGTTCCAGCACCTCGACTGCGTCGTCCTGGCCGCTGCTGGTCGCCCCAGCCAGCACCGGCATGCTGGCGATGCCCGTGCTGACGCAGTTGATCTCGAAGCCCGGCCGGAAGCAGCCGGGGCCGATGCCGAATGGGTACGGTATGGCCACGCCTCCACAGCTCTCCTGGCACCCCGGCTTCACGTTGATGACGCTCTCCGCCATGGCTACTGTCGCTGCAAGCAGCAGCACTGGTGGCAGTAGCAACGATGGCGTCGACATCGTCCAGGACTTGGGCTTTATTTCTACTGGGTGATCAGTTGCTGCTTGCATTTTCAAATCACTTCATGCAC
The nucleotide sequence above comes from Panicum virgatum strain AP13 chromosome 3K, P.virgatum_v5, whole genome shotgun sequence. Encoded proteins:
- the LOC120699433 gene encoding wall-associated receptor kinase 2-like, coding for MQAATDHPVEIKPKSWTMSTPSLLLPPVLLLAATVAMAESVINVKPGCQESCGGVAIPYPFGIGPGCFRPGFEINCVSTGIASMPVLAGATSSGQDDAVEVLELFVAPRPEARVRLPVAWQCFDANGTLTGDSSGDFNFNREGVYRISNTSNELYVLGCNSLIYTRGGEGGRFPYAYYAGCTTYANSSTDPQDGVCAGIGCCHVDIPPGLTDNLMHMFSDRGTWSHANQSFCPCDYAFIVEKGLYTFRASHLRSMPRITQTMPLVLDWAIRDNGSASMSCAAEAKKTTSYACVSNHSKCVDSTNGPGYICNCTQGYGGNPYVIGGCTNIDECAFPEKFPCHGVCKDTVGFYECRCPWGYESTGDPKENQCNPKLSRSAKIAIGVIVGTFGLIVVLLLTWLMFKHIELKAKNRELEEIERKNGGERLRNMKSLKIFTEQEIQKITDNNSKYLGKGSFGKVYKGTLPDTTKVAVKASIEVTEHTLDNFVKEVEIQSNMIHMNILKLLGCCLEVNVPLLVYEYAANGSLEDILYGKHGQPLQPLKLNSRLDIAIRSAEGLAYMHSYIQPTIQHGDVKPGNILLDSKLVPKISDFGLSKFLTTGKQYATVVVGCLGYMDPVFKHTGRLTEKSDVYSFGVVLLELICRKRITYGENGLIMEFKRAFDEEKSGRAMFDNEIAKEEDIPVLDEIGTLAIKCLKERCEERPHMASVARQLATLKETWEQRFLSM